A window from Micromonospora terminaliae encodes these proteins:
- a CDS encoding methyltransferase domain-containing protein: MVAIGQSALSGERLREVDGFLAEAWADQARHDERLRGLTVDVRFDRGVAHLDGAVADPAELRLVRDLVGRLAGVLGVWCRVGVAGRAPVVVDLGCGATKQWPGNLGLDIYPAPGVDAVADLSGSLPLADDSVDVLFAVHILEHLIDFLPLLDECHRVLRPGGVLHVMSPWWRHVNAVADPTHVRLLDVQTFKGICGQRPPGTPRWYPLHVGCDGASIFADLTPLPPDAPQPSSSHLARFFD; this comes from the coding sequence ATGGTCGCGATCGGGCAATCCGCACTCTCGGGCGAGCGGCTGCGGGAGGTCGACGGCTTCCTCGCCGAGGCGTGGGCCGATCAGGCCCGGCACGACGAGCGGCTGCGCGGGCTGACCGTGGACGTGCGCTTCGACCGGGGCGTGGCCCACCTCGACGGCGCGGTCGCCGACCCGGCCGAGCTGCGGCTGGTCCGGGACCTGGTGGGCCGGCTCGCCGGGGTGCTCGGCGTCTGGTGCCGGGTGGGCGTCGCCGGCCGGGCGCCGGTGGTCGTGGACCTCGGCTGCGGGGCGACCAAGCAGTGGCCGGGCAACCTGGGGCTCGACATCTACCCGGCGCCCGGGGTGGACGCGGTGGCGGATCTGTCCGGCTCGCTGCCGCTGGCCGACGACTCGGTGGACGTGTTGTTCGCGGTGCACATCCTGGAGCACCTCATCGACTTCCTGCCGCTGCTCGACGAGTGCCACCGGGTGCTGCGCCCGGGCGGCGTGCTGCACGTGATGAGCCCGTGGTGGCGGCACGTGAACGCGGTGGCCGACCCCACCCACGTGCGCCTGCTGGACGTGCAGACCTTCAAGGGCATTTGCGGTCAGCGCCCGCCCGGCACCCCGCGCTGGTATCCGCTGCACGTGGGCTGCGACGGCGCCTCGATCTTCGCCGACCTGACGCCCCTCCCACCCGACGCCCCACAACCGTCGAGCTCCCACCTGGCCCGCTTCTTCGACTGA
- a CDS encoding LacI family DNA-binding transcriptional regulator: MRHRLKDVAERAGVSVKTVSNVVNGYQHVRADTRARVEAAIAELNYRPNLSARNLRKGRTGVIALAVPELDIPYFAELARHVVTAAAEHGWTVLIDQTGGGPEQERKAASGIADHMIDGLIFSPLALTADDLAGLDGMPMVLLGERVDHGPADHVVVDNVAAAREITAHLIGLGRRRIAAIGSQRTPEGASARLRLAGYAAALADAGIAYDDRLVAPAPAWHRADGAAAVRHLLSTGVRPDAVFCFNDTLALGALRALHEAGLRVPDDVAVAGFDDIEDGRFSIPTLSTVAPDKERIARLAVELLANRLTADPETPPRELVAPHRLALRESAP, translated from the coding sequence GTGCGGCACAGGCTCAAGGACGTCGCGGAACGAGCCGGCGTGTCGGTGAAGACCGTCTCCAACGTGGTCAACGGCTACCAGCACGTCCGCGCCGACACGCGCGCCCGGGTCGAGGCGGCCATCGCCGAGCTCAACTACCGCCCCAACCTCTCGGCCCGCAACCTGCGCAAGGGGCGCACCGGGGTGATCGCCCTGGCCGTGCCGGAGCTGGACATCCCCTACTTCGCCGAGCTGGCCCGGCACGTGGTGACCGCCGCCGCCGAGCACGGCTGGACGGTGCTCATCGACCAGACCGGCGGCGGCCCGGAGCAGGAACGAAAGGCGGCCAGCGGGATCGCCGACCACATGATCGACGGCCTGATCTTCAGCCCGCTCGCGCTCACCGCCGACGACCTCGCCGGCCTCGACGGCATGCCCATGGTGCTGCTCGGCGAGCGGGTCGACCACGGCCCCGCCGACCACGTCGTGGTCGACAACGTGGCCGCCGCCCGGGAGATCACCGCCCACCTGATCGGGCTCGGCCGCCGCCGGATCGCCGCGATCGGCTCGCAGCGCACGCCCGAGGGCGCCAGCGCCCGGCTCCGCCTGGCCGGCTACGCCGCCGCGCTGGCCGACGCCGGCATCGCCTACGACGACCGCCTGGTGGCGCCCGCGCCGGCCTGGCACCGCGCGGACGGCGCGGCCGCCGTGCGGCACCTGCTCTCCACCGGGGTACGCCCCGACGCCGTCTTCTGCTTCAACGACACCCTTGCCCTCGGTGCGCTGCGGGCCCTGCACGAGGCCGGCCTGCGGGTGCCCGACGACGTTGCGGTGGCCGGCTTCGACGACATCGAGGACGGCCGCTTCTCCATCCCCACCCTGAGCACGGTCGCCCCGGACAAGGAACGCATCGCCCGCCTGGCCGTCGAACTCCTGGCCAACCGCCTGACGGCCGACCCGGAAACCCCACCCCGGGAACTGGTCGCCCCCCACCGCCTGGCCCTCCGCGAATCCGCCCCGTAA
- a CDS encoding alpha-N-arabinofuranosidase, producing MRNAQLTIDPTFTIGAADRRLFGSFVEHMGRCVYGGVYEPGHPSADAHGFRRDVLDLTRELGVSVVRYPGGNFVSGYRWEDGVGPVGDRPRRLDLAWKTIETNAFGLNEFMTWAAEAGVEPMMAVNLGTRGVQEACDLLEYANHPGGTQLSDLRRKHGAEEPYGVRLWCLGNELDGPWQVGHKTADEYGRLAAETARAMKLIDPSISLVACGSSNRGMPTFASWEATVLEHTYEHVDYISAHTYYDPSDGDRASILASAVDMDNFISEVVATADHVAAKQRHRRKLKISFDEWNVWYQSRLQADLDRRGWVEAPALIEDDYNAVDAVVVGDLLITLLRHADRVGVACQAQLANVIAPIRTRNGGPAWRQSIFHPFALTARHARGTVLRTEPVGPTYETKRYGEVPVLDTVAVHDEETGELAVFAVNRGPNDLPLDLDLRGLPGLRAVGHTTLAAGTDPAATNTEAEPDRVTPREVTTPTLDGGRCSVALPACSWNLLRFAPQP from the coding sequence GTGCGGAACGCGCAGCTCACGATCGACCCGACCTTCACCATCGGAGCGGCCGACCGTCGCCTCTTCGGTTCGTTCGTCGAGCACATGGGTCGCTGCGTCTACGGCGGCGTCTACGAGCCCGGCCACCCGAGCGCCGACGCGCACGGCTTCCGGCGCGACGTGCTGGACCTGACCCGCGAGCTGGGCGTCTCGGTGGTCCGCTACCCGGGCGGCAACTTCGTCTCCGGCTACCGCTGGGAGGACGGCGTGGGCCCGGTCGGCGACCGTCCCCGCCGGCTCGACCTGGCCTGGAAGACCATCGAGACCAATGCGTTCGGCCTGAACGAGTTCATGACCTGGGCGGCCGAGGCCGGCGTCGAGCCCATGATGGCGGTCAACCTCGGCACCCGGGGCGTCCAGGAGGCCTGCGACCTGCTGGAGTACGCGAACCACCCGGGCGGCACCCAGCTGTCCGACCTGCGCCGCAAGCACGGGGCCGAGGAGCCGTACGGGGTACGGCTCTGGTGCCTCGGCAACGAGCTGGACGGGCCGTGGCAGGTGGGCCACAAGACGGCCGACGAGTACGGCCGGCTGGCCGCCGAGACCGCCCGCGCCATGAAGTTGATCGACCCCTCGATCAGCCTGGTCGCCTGCGGCAGCTCCAACCGGGGGATGCCGACCTTCGCCTCCTGGGAGGCGACCGTGCTGGAGCACACCTACGAACACGTCGACTACATCTCGGCCCACACCTACTACGACCCGTCCGACGGCGACCGGGCCAGCATCCTGGCCTCGGCGGTGGACATGGACAACTTCATCAGCGAGGTGGTCGCCACCGCCGACCACGTGGCCGCCAAGCAGCGGCACAGGCGCAAGCTGAAGATCTCCTTCGACGAGTGGAACGTCTGGTACCAGTCCCGCCTCCAGGCCGACCTGGACCGGCGCGGCTGGGTCGAGGCACCGGCCCTCATCGAGGACGACTACAACGCCGTCGACGCGGTGGTCGTCGGCGACCTGCTGATCACCCTGCTCCGGCACGCCGACCGGGTCGGGGTCGCCTGCCAGGCGCAGCTCGCCAACGTGATCGCGCCGATCCGCACCCGGAACGGCGGGCCGGCCTGGCGGCAGAGCATCTTCCACCCGTTCGCCCTGACCGCCCGGCACGCGCGGGGCACGGTGCTGCGCACCGAGCCGGTCGGCCCGACGTACGAGACGAAGCGGTACGGCGAGGTGCCGGTCCTGGACACCGTCGCCGTGCACGACGAGGAGACCGGTGAGCTGGCCGTCTTCGCCGTCAACCGGGGTCCGAACGACCTCCCCCTCGACCTGGACCTGCGCGGGCTGCCCGGCCTGCGCGCCGTCGGACACACCACCCTCGCGGCCGGCACCGACCCGGCCGCCACGAACACCGAGGCGGAGCCCGACCGGGTGACGCCCCGGGAGGTCACCACCCCCACCCTCGACGGCGGCCGGTGCTCCGTGGCACTGCCCGCCTGCTCCTGGAACCTGCTGCGCTTCGCGCCTCAGCCGTGA